The Pseudofrankia sp. DC12 region TTCCTGCCGCTGATGGTGCTCAACGGGCTCACCTCGACCCAGCTCGCCAGCCGTCTCATGCCCTACATCCCGACCCGGCTGCTCATCGTCCCCGGTCTCCTGGCCGCGGCGGTGGGCGTCGCGCTGCTGACGAGGCTGACTCCCGACGCGTCGTTCGCGACCCACGTGCTGCCGACGGAGATCCTGCTCGGCGTCGGTCTCGGCGTCGCGATGGTCCCGGTCATCAGCACCGCGACCAGTAACGCCGACCCGAATGACGTCGGCATCATCTCGGCCATGTCGACCACGTCGCAGCAGATCGGCGCCTCCATCGGGACCGCCCTGCTGAACACGATCGCGGCCTCGGCGGCGACGAGCTACCTGGCGTCCCACCGCGGCGGCGACACCATCCACGCGGCCGTGCACGGCTACGCGACCACCAGCGCGTGGGCGGCCGGGATCCTGGCGCTCGCCGCGCTGACGGCGGGCCTTCTCATCAACGTCCATCCCGGACGGGCCCACGCGGCCCAGCCGGTGGGCGCCAAGGGTGGTGAAGTGCCCGCACAGCCGAGCCGGGTAGCTCCGCTCGTCCCGGCGGCCCGCGGCCAGCGGGCCGCGGACACAGGGCACCGCTCCGAGGCGTAGTTCGCAATCACCTTTCCCGCGCGGCTGGTGCGAGCGAGCAGCGCGAAGGCCCGTCGCTGGTGTCGAGGTCGAACGCGTTACTGACGACGGAGCCGAACACGTCGAGGCGGCGAACGTCGAGCCTGCGGCAGAGCCGCTCGATCTCTGCGCGCCTCGCCTCGATCAACGGATGCATTCCGACCTCCCGCCCGCGATTTTGCCCGATCGGTCGGCCTGTGCGCGCGCAGCTGGCCCCGGAACAGTCTTCGAGTAGAGCGGGTCACCCCGCGGACACAGTTCTGCCAACCCACCCGTTAGGACGCGCCGTCGTGGCCGGACAGGCCGCCGTCGTGTCCGGCCTCGTGGGTCCAGGCGTCCTCGTGGACGGTGAGCACGTGCTGGTCGGCGGCGTGGTGGTCGTCGTAGCCGGAGCCGTCGTAGCCCGAGCCGTCGTGGACGAAGGCGTCGTAGCCGGAGCCGTCGTGGCGGCCGGAGCCGTCGTCGCCGGGGCTCTCGGTACTCGTCAGGTGCAGGTGCTCCGGGTCGGTATGGGCCGCGGCCAGGCCCGGCCCTGCCCCGTGCGGGCCGTCGTGGGCGCTCTCGGGCCCGGTGGACTCGGCGAAGAGCTGATGAGCGGCCTGGCCGGAGGCCCCCTGGAGATGGTCCGCCGCGGTGCCGCCGGCCGCGGCCTGCGCGTGCCCCCCGGTGGCCAGCCGGTGGCTGGACTCGGCGTCCCAGCCGTTCTCCCAGCCCTGCCCCCAGCTCGTGCCCCACGCGTTGGTGTGCCCGTCGGCGTCCGCGCCACCGGAGCTCGCGGAAGCGGCTCCGCTCGCCTCGTGGGTCGGCGCTCCGTCGGGTCCGGCATGGGCGTGGTCCGCCGCGTCCGCCACGGGAGCAGGATGGCCGTCCGGATGGGGGCTCCCGCCCCAGTCGCCGTCGAAGAACGCGTCGATGGCCGCCGTCGCGGCCAGGCCGGCGACCAGCCCACCCGCGGCCATCGCGGCAACCATGGTCGCGGCCCGGAAGCCGCCGCCGTCGGCGGCGCCGCGCGGCGTGCGCCAGGTCGTGTCGTCCGGCGGCCCGGTGTACAGGCCCGTGTAGACCCGAGCGCGGTCGAACTGGCTCGCGAAGATGGACATCGTGGCTCCCGCGCGGCTCCGGTAGGGGAATCAGAAGTCGACGAACCGAGGCGTGCTGACCGAGTCGCGTGCGACGCGAAGATGGTGCGTGATCTCGCCGCGGGTGAGCCGGATACCCGTCGTCGCCGGGTAGCGGCGCATCACGTCAAGCTGGGCGAGCCGACGGGCCACGCCACCCATCGCTGGCCCGCGGGCGGCCGGCGCGGCGCGCCGCAGCTCTTCGGCGAGCTGGCGGGCGGTCTCCCAGCGCAGCGCGAACAGGTTCTCGGTGAGCACGTAGCCGAGTACCGGCAGCGTCGTGGTGACCAGCGTGTTCCACCGGTCGAGGGCGCTCGCCCAGCCGCTCGCCGCCTGCGTGCTCATCAGCGCCGACCGCTGCGCGCGCTGGTTGTACTGGTTGAACGCCTGCGTCGCGCCGGAGACGAGGAACACCGGGTTCAGCAGCGCCGCGCCGAGCGCGACCGCGGCGCCCGCGTAGTTGGCCTTCGGCAGCGCGGACGGGTCGAGGTCCATCAGACGCTGCACCTGGGCCGACAGCGCCCCGGTCTCCGCCGCCGCGCGCTGCGCCGGGGCGAGCGCCGTCCGCAGCCGGGCCTCCTGCGTCTTCAGCCATTCCGGCTCCGGCCGCCCGTCGGTGACCGGGGCCAGCAGCAGCCCGTCGCGATGGCGAATGAAGGCGGGCAGGACCGAGCCGACCTGGTCGAGGTGGCGCCGCAGCTCGTCGAGCCCCTCCGACAGGGCCGCGGCGGTGCGCAGCCGACCCTCGTCGTCGGCCGGCAGCTCCACCGGCGCGGCCAGGCCGCCCGCGGCCGCGTCACCGAGCAGGGCCGCGTGCAGCTCGTAGAACGGCCCGAAGATCGTATAGAGGAAGTAGTCGTCCTCCAGGCCCGCGGCCGCTCGCAGCATGTCGGGCAGGTGGCGCGGGTCCTCGGCAGCGTAGTTGCCGGCGGCGATGTCCGTGTGCAGCGCGCGGACGAGCTCCAGCTGGCCGACGACCGTGACGTCCCCGCCCGGGTCCGCCACCCGCAGGCTGGCGCGGGTCTCGCCGGAGGCGCCCTCGACGGAGCGGATCTGCCGCAGCGGCACCCGCCGGTCGACGCCGGGGCCCTTCACCCGCAGTGTGCCGGCCGCGACCGCGCAGGCTACCGGCCCTCCGTCGGCCAGTTCGGCCGGGTAGGGGCCGGCGGCGAGCGTTCGCTCGGCGGCGCCCCGGACGCCGGGATGAGCAGCCACCCGCGCGCCGAACGCCTCCGAGTCGCTTTCGACGACGACGGGGCCGTGCTCCGGGTCGAAGATGACGAACCGCTGCGCCGAACCGGCCATCCGCAGCCGGGAGTCGGACAGGTCGAACCGGGACAGCTTCGTGGCGCTCTCCCGCGGCTGCAGTTCGAGCACGGTGTCGCTGAGCACGCAGTCCGCCCGGGCCCGGGCCGCGTCGCCGCCCAGCCCGCTCGCCCAGACCGGCGCGGACGTGCCGATGGCCGCCGACTCGGCCTCGCGTCGTTCGGCCCGCGCGATGGCCACAAAGGCGGCGAGCACCGGCGGGGCGGCCAGGTGCACCGTCACGCCGGTGAGAAACCGTCCGTCGAGCACGGCGCCGCCCCGCACCGTCGCGCTGGTGGGACCCGCCTGCTCGACAGCGACGCGGTTGAGCGGCCAGTCGATGATCGCGCGCCCCCGCGAGCGCAGCTCCAGCCGGCCGTCCTTCACCACGACGTAGGCGGTGAGCTCCCCGTCGGGATCGCCCGCAGCGCCCGCCGGCCCCTGGCCGCCGCCGGTCGCGGTGCCGCGGGCGGCGGCCGCGACCCAGGCCGCGGCCCCCTTGACGCTGGCCGTGGAGAGCACGCCGGCGCCGGGCGGCGGCGCGCCGGGAGCCGGGGTGGTCCTGACTGTGACGTCCGCCGCCGTGTCCTGCTCGTAGTGCGGCGTGACGGACATCGCGCACGGGCTGACGAACGCCGCCGTCCGCGCGTCCGGCAGCAGCCGGCCCGCCAGTCCGGTGAGCGCGTTCTGGAGCTCCGGCGGTAACGGCGTGACGGTCGCCGCCTGGTAGCTCCGCCCGTCCGGGAACGCGACGTCGACAGCGAGCCGGGTGCCGCCCTCGACGAGCTCTACCGTCGCGGCGGGGTCGAAGGCCGGCTCCAGCGCGCTGAGCACCGCGGTGCTCAGGCCGCCGCTGTCCTGCACGTAGACCGCCGGGAGGTCGGTGAGCAGGAGCTGGCGCGTTCCCATCATCGAGAAGCCGCTGGTCCGGCCCTCCCGCAGGGGGCACCACGCGCTGTCGAACACGATGCGCCCGCGTACCTGCGCGTAGTGCGCGGGCATCGGCGCGCCACCGCCCCACGGCGCTCCGCCCGGCGGCGGGGCCGTTGGCGGGCCCGTGACGGGAGGCACGGTGGCCGGCTGGAACGCGGCGGGACCCGCCATCGGGGCGGTCGGGCCGGTCGCCGGCGGCGGGCCGGACGGCGACGGTGCGCCGCCGGCCGGCCCCTGCGGGGGCGGTGCCCAGTCCCAGCCGGCTGGTTGACCGGCCCACTGGGGATCGCCGGAAGTACTGCTCACGTGGATTCGCCGCCTCGTCCAGGTCGGTCGTCGCCGACCGCGTGCCCAGGCGCACGCGAACCGCCGAGCGGGTGGCGCCGGCCGGGCGCGTCTCGGTCACGACCTTGTCCTGGAAAGTATCGGCGCACCAGACCCGATGCGCTCACGGCATCGACCAAACCCACTCCGCGGGAGCGGCTGGCCCGATGAGGCGCCCAGCAGTGCCCCCTGGGACGCGTCATCGAACGCCGTCGGCATCAGGCTTTGGGACGCGGCGGCGTCAGATCTGTCGTAACGTCCTCGTAAGCCACGGGCCGCATTCGCCGCCGACCTCGGTCGGAGCCGATGGGCTGTGGCACGTGCCCGGGCACCTCCGGGCACCGACGCGGGAGCTTCCACCTCAGGAGGCTGAGAGGGCGGCTGGGTTTCTGGGCCCGGGGTCGCCGACCGCATGAACCTGTCCGGGTAATGCCGGCGTAGGGAGCAGTTCTCATGGAGCGTTCCGCTCACCCCAGCCCCGTGTCCCTTCCCTTTCCGGGAAGCCGGCGGACCTACCTGACCGGACCCGACGGGCGGCTCCGGGTCCCGATGCGGCAGGTGGCGCTGTCCAACGGCGACTCGGTGGTTCTCTACGACACCTCAGGTCCTTACACCGATCCCGACGTCTCCGTCGACGTGCGGCGTGGCCTCGCCCCCGCGCGCGACCCGTGGATCGAGGCCCGCGGCGACACGGCCGGGATCCCGGGGCCGGTCGACGCCGGGCAGCGGCCGGCCGGGCCGGCGCCGTCCGAGGATGACGGCCGGACGGGCGCGGATGGCCTCCTCGCCGGAACTAGTCCGCCGCGACGGGCCCTGCCCGGCCGGGCCGTCACCCAGCTGGCCTACGCACGCCGTGGCGTGGTCACCCGGGAGATGGAGTTCGTCGCCGTGCGCGAGGGACTTGACCCCGCCTTCGTCCGCGCGGAGATCGCCGCCGGCCGGGCGGTTCTACCGGCGAATGTCAACCATCCTGAGTCGGAGCCGATGGCGATCGGCCGCGACTTCCTGGTGAAGATCAACGCCAACATCGGCAACTCGGTGGTCGTCTCCTCCGTCGAGGAGGAGGTGGAGAAGCTGGTGTGGGCGACCCGCTGGGGCGCGGACACTGTCATGGACCTCTCCACCGGCCGCGACATCCACCTCACCCGGGAGTGGATCCTGCGGAGCTCACCGGTGCCGGTCGGGACCGTGCCGATCTACGAGGCCCTGGAGAAGGCCGGCGGGCGTGCGGAGGACCTGACCTGGGAGCTGTACCGCGACACGGTGATCGAGCAGGCCCAGCAGGGCGTCGACTACATGACGGTCCATGCCGGCGTGCTGCTGCGCCACATCCCGCTGACGGCGGACCGACGCACGGGGATCGTCTCTCGTGGCGGGTCGATCCTGGCGGCCTGGTGCCTCGCGCATCACGAGGAGAACTTCCTCTACGCCCACTTCGCCGAGCTGTGCGAGATCCTGCGCGCGTACGACGTCACCTTCTCGCTGGGCGACGGGCTACGGCCCGGCTCGATCGCCGACGCGAACGACGCCGCCCAGCTCGCCGAGCTGGCGACCCTCGGCGAGCTGACGACGATCGCCTGGGAGCACGACGTCCAAGTCATGATCGAGGGGCCCGGGCACGTCCCCCTCAACAAGATCAAAGAGAATGTCGACCTCCAGCGCGAGCTGTGCCACGACGCGCCGTTCTACACGCTCGGGCCGCTGACCACCGACATCGCGCCTGGCTACGACCACATCACCTCAGCCATCGGCGCCGCGCTGATCGGCTGGCATGGCACCGCGATGCTCTGCTACGTCACCCCCAAGGAGCATCTGGGCCTGCCGGACCGAGACGACGTCAAGGCCGGCGTCATCGCCTACAAGATCGCCGCGCACGCCGCCGACCTCGCCAAGGGGCATCCTGGCGCGCAGGCCTGGGACGACGCCCTGTCCGCCGCCCGCTTCGACTTCCGCTGGACCGACCAGTTCCACCTGGCCCTCGACCCGGAGACCGCACAGGCCTTCCACGACGAGACGCTGCCGGCCGCGCCGGCGAAGTCCGCCCACTTTTGTTCGATGTGCGGCCCCCACTTCTGCTCGATGAAGATCAGCCACGACGTCCGCCGCCAGGCGGCGACGCAAGGCCTCGACCCCGACGACGCAGTCGAAGCAGGTCTGCGCGCCAAAGCCGCCGAGTTCACCGCCGCCGGTTCCCGCCTCTACCTGCCCGTTCTGCCCGCCTCGGACAGCCGGTCGCCAGCGGTTTCTTCGCCCACCGCGGCGGAGGACCGGCCGAGCACCTGAGGCGGCCACGCCCGCGCGGCCGCACCGAAAGCTCGGGGCCACCGTCGTGACGCACAGCCCGACGGTCGCGAGCGCGCTGGTCGGCGTCCGTGTGGCGCAGGAGCGCGAGCATCGGCAGCCGCGGCCGCGGGAGAAAGCTGCCAGGGGCCGAGGTCACCGCCCCCAACGGGTCGGCGACCACGGCCTGACCGCCGCTGAGCTGGCCAGCGTCGCGGGTGTCGGCGGCACCGCGGGCTGTGGGCACCGCCGCGCGATCAGGCCCGCGAACAGGCCGTCCAGCCAGTGCCGGATCTTGGTCAGGTCGGCAGTGGCCCGCCCGCGGCGACGACGAGAACACCGACCGCCGCGGCGGCGAGCAGCGTGAGGACCACCCCGCGTCGCGCCACGACGAGCAGCAGCACGGCGCCGCCGAGGGTGGCGTACTGCCAGGGTTCGTGCAGGGCCCGGGCGAGCGGGATGGCCGAGCCGAGAATCGCGCCGACGGCCGCGGGGGCGGTGCCGTCGAGGAAGCTACGCGCCGCTGGGCTGGCGCGTAGCCGGTCGAAGTGGGGCCCGCCGATGGCGATGAACAGGAACGAGGGCGTGAACGCGGCCGCGGCGGCCAGCAGCCCGCCACCGACGCCGGCCGCGGCGTAGCCCACGGCGGCGACGGTGTGCACGACGGGGCCGGGGGTGATCTGGCCGAGCGAGACGGCGGTGAGGAACTGGCCGGCGCTCATCCAGTGGTAGCGGTCCACCGCGTCTGCCTGCATGAGAGGGATGATCACGAAGCCGCCGCCATAGGACAGCAGGCCGACCTTCAGCGCGACCCACCCGACCGCGAGCAGCCCACCGCTGGCGACGCCACCCGCCACCAGCGCCGGCGCCATCGCCATCGCCGGCCGCCGGCCGCCAGCTCCTGACCAGGGCCGGCG contains the following coding sequences:
- the thiC gene encoding phosphomethylpyrimidine synthase ThiC, with the protein product MERSAHPSPVSLPFPGSRRTYLTGPDGRLRVPMRQVALSNGDSVVLYDTSGPYTDPDVSVDVRRGLAPARDPWIEARGDTAGIPGPVDAGQRPAGPAPSEDDGRTGADGLLAGTSPPRRALPGRAVTQLAYARRGVVTREMEFVAVREGLDPAFVRAEIAAGRAVLPANVNHPESEPMAIGRDFLVKINANIGNSVVVSSVEEEVEKLVWATRWGADTVMDLSTGRDIHLTREWILRSSPVPVGTVPIYEALEKAGGRAEDLTWELYRDTVIEQAQQGVDYMTVHAGVLLRHIPLTADRRTGIVSRGGSILAAWCLAHHEENFLYAHFAELCEILRAYDVTFSLGDGLRPGSIADANDAAQLAELATLGELTTIAWEHDVQVMIEGPGHVPLNKIKENVDLQRELCHDAPFYTLGPLTTDIAPGYDHITSAIGAALIGWHGTAMLCYVTPKEHLGLPDRDDVKAGVIAYKIAAHAADLAKGHPGAQAWDDALSAARFDFRWTDQFHLALDPETAQAFHDETLPAAPAKSAHFCSMCGPHFCSMKISHDVRRQAATQGLDPDDAVEAGLRAKAAEFTAAGSRLYLPVLPASDSRSPAVSSPTAAEDRPST
- the chrA gene encoding chromate efflux transporter, which encodes MDADANGALAPPGLGVLLREWGRIGCLGFGGPPTHIAMFRDLCVERRAWITPHEFEDAIAACNLLPGPASTQLSIYCAWRLRGRAGAVIGGLAFILPGLAVVLALSALFLAGSPPRWVRAAGAGAGCAVAAVAVHAAAGLLPASWQRAQKVSRLRWPLYLAAGVVGAATLGPWLVLLLIGCGLVELAVRRPWSGAGGRRPAMAMAPALVAGGVASGGLLAVGWVALKVGLLSYGGGFVIIPLMQADAVDRYHWMSAGQFLTAVSLGQITPGPVVHTVAAVGYAAAGVGGGLLAAAAAFTPSFLFIAIGGPHFDRLRASPAARSFLDGTAPAAVGAILGSAIPLARALHEPWQYATLGGAVLLLVVARRGVVLTLLAAAAVGVLVVAAGGPLPT